One Ananas comosus cultivar F153 linkage group 1, ASM154086v1, whole genome shotgun sequence DNA window includes the following coding sequences:
- the LOC109721980 gene encoding probable magnesium transporter NIPA6 yields MSPRPPSDLWTTAWPLLPPPPAAAAAAAAPPAAPSAGDSFGDNLRGFLLAVASSAFIGASFIVKKKGLKRAGAAGSRAGIGGYGYLLEPLWWVGMVTMIIGEIANFVAYIFAPAVLVTPLGALSIIVSAVLAHFILKEKLQRMGVLGCVLCIVGSTVIVLHAPEEKSPSSVEQIWDLATQPAFLLYAASAVAISLVLMLHCSPRYGQTNVMVYVGICSVIGSLTVMSIKAIGIAIKLTIEGIDQAGYYQTWVFAMVAISCIIIQLNYLNKALDTFNTAVVSPIYYALFTTLTILASAIMFKDWSGQSASSIASELCGFVTVLSGTAILHSTREPDPASSTDLYTPLSPKIYWHIQGNGEFVKHKNDDLLSGDFIAMVRQDYFV; encoded by the exons ATGAGTCCCCGTCCGCCGTCCGATCTATGGACCACCGCGTGgcccctcctccctcctcctccggcggcggcggcggcggcggcggctcctcCGGCGGCGCCCTCCGCCGGCGACTCCTTCGGCGACAATCTTAGGGGCTTCCTCCTCGCCGTCGCCTCGAGCGCCTTCATCGGCGCCAGCTTCATCGTCAAGAAGAAGGGCCTCAAGCGCGCCGGCGCTGCCGGATCCCGCGCCG GTATTGGAGGATACGGGTATCTTCTAGAGCCGCTGTGGTGGGTTGGAATGGTCACGA TGATTATTGGAGAAATTGCTAACTTTGTGGCATACATCTTCGCTCCCGCGGTTCTCGTGACGCCGCTCGGTGCTTTGAGCATCATTGTGAG TGCTGTTCTGGCGCATTTTATTCTGAAGGAGAAGCTGCAGAGGATGGGGGTGTTGGGCTGTGTCCTCTGCATCGTCGGATCGACGGTGATCGTGCTTCACGCTCCCGAGGAGAAGAGCCCGAGCTCCGTGGAACAGATTTGGGATTTGGCTACACAGCCTG CCTTTCTTCTGTACGCGGCTTCGGCGGTGGCTATATCCCTAGTTCTAATGCTGCACTGTTCTCCGCGATATGGACAAACAAACGTGATGGTGTACGTGGGCATATGTTCTGTCATTGGATCTTTGACG GTTATGAGCATTAAAGCCATTGGGATTGCGATAAAGCTCACTATAGAGGGAATTGACCAGGCGGGTTATTACCAGACATGGGTCTTTGCTATGGTTGCCATCTCTTGCATCATAATCCAGCTAAATTATCTGAACAAG GCATTAGACACTTTCAACACTGCAGTAGTTTCTCCTATATACTACGCCTTGTTCACTACCCTAACAATTCTTGCAAGTGCCATTATGTTCAAG GACTGGTCTGGACAAAGTGCGAGCAGTATTGCATCGGAGCTCTGCGGGTTTGTTACAGTGCTTTCTGGTACCGCAATACTACATTCCACGAGAGAACCCGACCCGGCTTCCTCAACAG ATTTGTATACACCACTCTCGCCCAAAATATATTGGCATATACAAGGGAACGGCGAATTCGTGAAGCATAAGAACGACGACTTGTTATCTGGGGACTTCATCGCCATGGTGCGGCAAGATTACTTCGTTTAG